From a single Microcoleus sp. FACHB-672 genomic region:
- a CDS encoding AAA family ATPase encodes MTNNQELLDNLYNAFDPDKPLQPGDPVYVDCEEVRGDGDIRKDLGNSIRRSNRMTCQLYGGHRGAGKSTELLRLKKFLEENKIKVIYFAADEEDIHPEDAQYVDILLACTRHLLEDLKETANPSPLLEWLKSRWQELKDLAVTEIKFESLNVEGQIALFAKITGNLKRVPDLRYQIREKVNPHTVTLIEALNQFINEAKKHLPSGYEQLAVIADNLDRIVPIFHENGRNNHEEIFLDRNEQLKALDCHLVYTVPISLLYSSRAADLRDIYSDPQVLPMIMLHTPEGQIYEPGYLKIKEVIEKRVRQFAPTRCLETEIFDSAKTLEALCLMSGGHVRNLLLLMKSAIEQTSDLPISKKAVQRAITKARDTYRRTVEDDQWMLLAEVAKSKQIRNDHKYRKLLFNRCLLEYKYFDSEDELHRWSDIHPLIKGIEEFQNACKKLPS; translated from the coding sequence ATGACTAATAATCAAGAATTACTCGATAATCTCTACAATGCTTTCGATCCAGATAAACCTTTGCAACCGGGCGATCCAGTGTATGTGGACTGTGAAGAAGTACGGGGGGATGGTGATATTCGGAAAGACTTGGGTAACAGCATCCGGCGATCAAACCGGATGACGTGCCAGCTTTACGGAGGGCATCGGGGCGCAGGTAAATCTACGGAATTACTGAGATTGAAAAAATTTTTAGAAGAAAATAAAATTAAGGTAATTTATTTTGCAGCAGATGAGGAAGATATTCATCCAGAAGATGCTCAGTATGTAGATATTTTATTAGCTTGTACGCGGCATTTATTAGAAGATTTAAAGGAAACGGCAAACCCAAGTCCATTACTAGAGTGGCTTAAATCTCGCTGGCAAGAGCTAAAAGATTTAGCAGTGACAGAAATTAAGTTTGAAAGTTTGAATGTAGAAGGTCAAATTGCACTATTTGCAAAGATTACAGGTAATTTAAAACGTGTTCCAGATTTACGATATCAAATTCGTGAAAAAGTAAATCCCCATACGGTGACATTAATTGAAGCCTTAAATCAATTTATTAATGAGGCTAAAAAACACTTACCCTCTGGGTATGAACAACTCGCCGTGATTGCTGATAATTTAGACCGAATTGTCCCCATTTTTCATGAAAATGGTCGTAACAATCATGAAGAAATCTTTTTAGATCGTAACGAACAACTCAAAGCATTAGATTGTCATTTGGTTTATACAGTGCCAATTTCTTTGCTGTATTCCAGTCGTGCAGCAGACTTACGAGATATTTATAGCGATCCCCAAGTGTTGCCAATGATTATGCTGCACACTCCAGAGGGCCAAATTTATGAACCTGGCTATCTCAAAATAAAGGAAGTTATTGAGAAACGAGTTAGACAGTTTGCCCCAACTCGATGTCTGGAAACTGAGATTTTTGATAGTGCCAAAACTCTGGAAGCATTATGTTTAATGAGTGGGGGTCATGTACGAAATCTATTGTTATTAATGAAATCGGCTATTGAGCAAACAAGCGACTTACCAATTTCTAAAAAAGCTGTGCAAAGGGCTATCACAAAAGCACGGGATACTTACCGCAGAACGGTTGAAGATGACCAATGGATGCTGCTTGCAGAAGTTGCAAAATCAAAGCAGATTCGTAATGATCATAAATACCGGAAGTTGTTATTTAATCGGTGTCTTTTAGAATATAAATATTTTGACAGTGAGGATGAACTACATCGCTGGAGCGATATTCATCCTCTGATTAAAGGCATTGAGGAATTTCAAAACGCTTGTAAGAAATTGCCATCATGA
- a CDS encoding DUF5615 family PIN-like protein, whose product MKLLLDQGLPLSATALLRNAGIDTIHVSEIGMFEAEDAEIIQISGEEERVLVTLDADFHTLLALDEATSPSIIRIRIERLRAQALTDLMLMVIAECEEELAQGSAVTVEPSRIRIRRLPLVPDV is encoded by the coding sequence ATGAAGCTGTTGCTTGATCAGGGATTGCCCCTTTCTGCGACAGCATTATTACGGAATGCCGGCATCGATACTATCCATGTTAGTGAAATTGGGATGTTTGAAGCCGAAGATGCCGAAATCATCCAGATATCTGGGGAAGAGGAACGTGTGCTTGTTACACTCGATGCAGATTTTCATACATTGCTAGCACTTGATGAAGCAACTTCTCCCTCGATCATTCGCATTCGGATTGAAAGGTTACGCGCCCAAGCATTAACGGATCTGATGCTGATGGTAATTGCTGAGTGCGAGGAAGAGTTGGCACAAGGATCAGCAGTTACGGTTGAGCCAAGCCGGATTCGTATTCGTCGCTTGCCGCTGGTTCCTGATGTCTAA
- a CDS encoding ribonuclease Z, giving the protein MQITFLGTSSGVPTRSRNVSSVALRLPQRAEVWLFDCGEGTQHQILRSDIKISQLTRIFITHMHGDHIFGLMGLLASVGLAGNPNRIDIYGPTGLEDYLRACQRYSHTHFSYPIKVHKSQPGLLYEDEEYTVSCGRLEHRVTAYGYRVTEKDRPGHFNVEQAKALGIPSGPIYGQLKRGETVTLPDGRKINGAELCGPEQVGRKIAYCTDTVYCEGAVELARDADVLIHEATFSHQDAQMAIDRLHSTSTMAAQVALGAQAKQLLMTHFSPRYAPGNNIVLDDLLQEARAIFPNTAMASDFFTYEVPRRQSLELAATKNSL; this is encoded by the coding sequence GTGCAAATAACATTTTTAGGAACGAGTTCCGGTGTCCCGACACGCTCTCGCAACGTTTCGAGCGTCGCCTTGCGTTTGCCCCAACGGGCTGAAGTTTGGCTATTTGACTGCGGGGAAGGCACCCAGCACCAAATTCTTCGCAGTGATATCAAAATCAGCCAACTAACCCGCATTTTTATCACCCATATGCACGGTGACCACATTTTCGGTTTGATGGGACTACTGGCTAGTGTAGGACTTGCCGGTAATCCCAACCGAATTGATATTTATGGGCCAACCGGCTTAGAAGATTATCTCAGAGCTTGCCAGCGTTATTCTCATACTCATTTTTCTTACCCGATTAAAGTCCACAAGTCTCAGCCGGGATTACTCTATGAAGATGAAGAGTACACGGTGAGCTGCGGGCGCTTGGAACACCGTGTCACTGCCTATGGCTACCGGGTGACAGAAAAAGACCGGCCCGGGCATTTTAATGTCGAACAAGCTAAGGCGCTGGGTATTCCCTCTGGCCCTATTTACGGCCAACTGAAACGCGGAGAAACTGTGACGCTGCCGGATGGGCGAAAAATTAATGGCGCTGAACTTTGTGGGCCGGAACAAGTGGGTCGCAAAATTGCCTACTGTACTGACACGGTTTATTGTGAGGGGGCCGTCGAACTGGCACGGGATGCAGACGTTTTAATTCACGAAGCCACGTTTTCTCATCAAGATGCTCAGATGGCGATTGATCGCTTGCACTCAACTTCCACAATGGCGGCGCAAGTAGCTTTGGGGGCGCAGGCTAAGCAATTGCTGATGACTCATTTCAGCCCTCGTTACGCCCCTGGCAATAATATTGTGCTGGACGATTTGCTGCAAGAAGCCCGCGCTATTTTTCCGAATACGGCAATGGCTTCTGATTTCTTCACCTATGAGGTGCCGCGCCGGCAGTCTCTAGAATTGGCGGCAACCAAAAACTCCTTGTAA
- a CDS encoding cation:proton antiporter, whose amino-acid sequence MSGELTLIVEMVTVLGAATTGGYFASRLQQPALLGYLLGGIVVGPAGLKLISAEGDIQVLSEVGVALLLFALGVEFSLKELLRVRKIALGGGSLQIILTILLGGGLAYLTGWVDTVATAIFLGAVLSLSSTAVVLKSLIERNEVQTAHGQVMLAILIVQDLGLGLMLAVLPALTQPTEAIGIAIANALLKAVLFIAGAILAGRWIIPFFIRLLAQTGSQELFLLGILVLCLGIALFTSAIGLGIAMGAFVAGLMISNIEYADHALDRILPMRDVFATLFFASIGILIDPGFLFANIWILTGLVAITMIGKATIVAIIVNLFGYPLKTALTVGLGINQIGEFSFVLAGVAQSQGLFSERLYGLTVGTTAATLLITPFLLKATPSWLQWLEQFPRISSLLQSNNSLHLVEFEEELTNHVVVAGYGRVGQPLVRMLYFQGHQILVIDNNEASLQTLRERKIPYLFGDASSQMVLEKANLKKAKAMAIALPDPMATRLTLKRALSLAPDLDITVRAHINDEIDSLYQLGAQEVVQPEFEASLEMGAHLLLNLGDSTYDVQQVVNRYRSGRYRDILPERAEYWGATNLEAAIEGLQRNWYVVHPDSPLQGLTLAQSKVRRLTGATIMAIERNKQLYRYPTGEVMLEAGDRLLVVANPKEHIIFANLLKGEP is encoded by the coding sequence ATGTCGGGTGAGTTGACACTGATTGTCGAAATGGTGACAGTCTTAGGGGCTGCAACAACTGGGGGGTATTTCGCAAGCCGGTTACAACAGCCGGCATTGCTGGGATATCTATTGGGTGGTATTGTTGTCGGGCCGGCAGGATTGAAACTGATCTCTGCTGAAGGGGATATCCAGGTGCTATCTGAAGTTGGAGTAGCCCTGTTGCTATTTGCTTTAGGCGTTGAATTTTCGCTAAAAGAGCTGTTACGCGTTCGGAAAATAGCGCTGGGAGGGGGTTCCCTCCAAATCATTCTCACCATTCTTTTAGGCGGGGGACTCGCTTACCTGACGGGTTGGGTTGATACCGTTGCGACAGCAATTTTCCTCGGTGCAGTTCTTTCCCTCTCCTCTACCGCCGTTGTCCTCAAAAGTTTGATTGAGCGCAATGAAGTTCAGACGGCTCATGGTCAAGTGATGCTGGCAATCCTGATTGTACAAGATTTGGGTTTAGGACTGATGCTTGCAGTCCTTCCCGCCTTGACTCAACCAACCGAGGCGATTGGGATTGCGATTGCTAATGCGTTGTTGAAAGCCGTCCTTTTTATCGCTGGGGCAATTCTCGCGGGACGTTGGATCATCCCGTTTTTTATCCGCCTACTCGCTCAAACCGGCTCTCAAGAACTGTTTCTGCTGGGTATTTTAGTGCTTTGTTTAGGAATTGCCCTGTTTACCTCTGCCATTGGTTTAGGGATTGCAATGGGTGCATTTGTGGCAGGATTAATGATTTCTAATATTGAGTATGCCGATCATGCCCTGGATCGCATTCTGCCGATGCGAGATGTCTTTGCAACGCTGTTTTTTGCATCTATTGGAATATTAATTGATCCGGGTTTCTTGTTTGCCAATATCTGGATATTAACTGGATTAGTTGCGATTACGATGATTGGCAAAGCAACCATTGTGGCAATTATTGTTAACTTGTTTGGCTATCCCCTGAAAACAGCGTTAACAGTCGGGCTGGGCATCAATCAAATTGGGGAATTTTCCTTTGTATTAGCCGGCGTGGCTCAGAGTCAAGGACTTTTTTCAGAGAGACTTTATGGGCTGACTGTGGGAACAACGGCTGCGACTTTATTGATTACTCCTTTTTTACTGAAGGCAACACCCTCTTGGCTGCAGTGGTTGGAACAATTTCCCAGAATCAGTTCTCTCTTGCAATCGAACAATTCGCTTCACTTGGTTGAGTTTGAGGAAGAATTGACGAATCATGTGGTGGTGGCTGGGTATGGCAGAGTCGGGCAACCGCTGGTGCGAATGCTTTATTTTCAGGGACATCAAATTCTGGTGATTGATAATAATGAGGCATCTCTGCAAACGCTGCGAGAGCGAAAAATTCCTTACCTATTTGGAGATGCTTCGAGTCAGATGGTACTGGAAAAAGCGAATCTCAAAAAAGCAAAAGCAATGGCAATCGCGTTGCCAGATCCGATGGCAACCCGATTAACATTAAAGCGTGCCTTGAGTCTTGCCCCAGACTTAGATATTACGGTTCGTGCTCATATTAATGACGAAATTGATTCACTCTACCAATTAGGTGCTCAAGAAGTTGTTCAGCCTGAGTTTGAAGCATCTTTGGAAATGGGGGCACATCTGCTATTAAATCTTGGAGATTCGACGTATGATGTGCAGCAAGTTGTTAATCGTTATCGCAGTGGACGGTATCGGGATATTTTGCCAGAAAGGGCGGAATATTGGGGCGCGACTAATTTGGAGGCGGCAATTGAAGGATTACAACGAAACTGGTATGTGGTTCATCCAGACTCGCCTTTGCAGGGACTGACCCTTGCTCAATCTAAAGTGCGCCGGTTAACGGGTGCGACGATTATGGCAATTGAACGCAATAAGCAGCTTTATCGCTATCCGACAGGTGAAGTGATGCTGGAAGCCGGTGATCGATTATTGGTTGTGGCTAATCCTAAAGAGCATATTATATTTGCAAACCTGCTGAAAGGGGAACCTTAG
- a CDS encoding SH3 domain-containing protein, with product MKRYHILMIALVAAVTMAASTMASVAYRTTTELTPKAQTLKPVSKAEEPIPEPFIAVVENSSENRSQASEFSQFRQRLGDAIQRTDTEFVQALVMPQTQWSYGGTLNLDSYNINNNQSKFWSYMTKAVNQGCGIDSQAQIPENEPRSSVWVCPDIKPVKQSIRPDRPNIGHLAIIGQNVNVRAEPGMGGRIIGSVSNDYVAFDSQGYNSLPVCTAERMQADPLSGWTPVRLRNGQQGWILNQYVYDEENDYRVSFVRSQGQWRLRYFLPGNGN from the coding sequence ATGAAACGCTACCATATTTTGATGATCGCACTGGTTGCTGCGGTAACGATGGCTGCAAGCACGATGGCAAGTGTTGCCTACCGCACCACGACAGAACTAACGCCGAAGGCTCAAACCCTGAAACCCGTATCGAAGGCAGAAGAGCCAATCCCTGAACCGTTTATAGCAGTTGTGGAGAATTCGTCAGAGAATAGGTCTCAAGCAAGTGAATTCTCCCAGTTCCGCCAGCGCCTAGGAGATGCCATTCAGAGGACAGATACAGAATTTGTTCAGGCACTTGTCATGCCCCAAACTCAATGGAGTTACGGGGGTACGCTTAATCTGGACAGCTACAACATTAACAACAACCAGTCTAAATTCTGGAGTTACATGACCAAGGCGGTGAATCAAGGATGTGGCATTGACTCCCAAGCGCAGATTCCTGAAAACGAACCGAGATCGAGTGTGTGGGTGTGCCCAGATATCAAGCCGGTGAAGCAGTCGATCCGACCTGATCGGCCTAATATCGGCCACTTGGCGATTATCGGGCAAAATGTTAACGTCCGAGCTGAGCCGGGAATGGGGGGCCGAATTATCGGTTCTGTGTCTAACGATTATGTTGCGTTTGACTCTCAGGGTTATAACAGTTTGCCGGTATGTACGGCGGAAAGAATGCAAGCTGATCCACTCAGCGGTTGGACGCCGGTGAGGCTGCGGAACGGTCAGCAGGGCTGGATTTTGAACCAGTACGTCTATGATGAGGAAAATGATTACCGGGTGAGCTTTGTGCGTTCCCAAGGTCAATGGCGGTTGCGTTACTTCCTGCCCGGTAATGGTAATTAA
- a CDS encoding tetratricopeptide repeat protein yields the protein MNMDLTEWDEDLESDEEEEYQALLRTLKRTQGFALLFVECSLARGNKLIEEVRRDLPQKSIEVLQLKEAVENFYEVVKNLQNREQINILFVQGLEHSFYEYEQNQALSGWDSSKRYSYSWEGVPRVLMNLNQQRERLRDHFPVCFVFLLPLFGSKYFIQRAPDFFDWRSGFFEFPRHQQQKAKFIEIKTLSQTSKDAVYLAYFVRRLLLSIDAKSTEEAIDIISKAIEIASDKHEDCYIRCAVLGNLERAEEAIAFFDKALEIKPGDHEAWYNRGAVLSNLGRYEEAIDSFDKVVKIKPDDHKAWYGLGSALDDLGRYEEAITFFDKALEIKPGDHEAWYNRGAVLSNLGRYEEAIASFDKALEIKPDSHEIWNNRGYALSNLGRTEEAIASYDKAVNIKPDYHYAWYNKAWCYALQGNADLALKNLQQAIQLNPDKYRQMAATESDFDSIREDSRFQMLIQGDQENNRSTPC from the coding sequence ATGAATATGGATCTGACAGAATGGGATGAAGATTTAGAATCGGATGAAGAAGAAGAATATCAAGCTTTGCTCAGAACGCTGAAGCGAACCCAAGGCTTTGCCTTACTGTTTGTGGAATGTTCTCTGGCACGAGGAAATAAACTCATTGAGGAAGTTAGACGGGATCTTCCGCAAAAATCAATTGAAGTTTTGCAGCTCAAAGAAGCTGTTGAAAATTTTTATGAAGTTGTCAAAAATTTACAAAATCGAGAACAAATTAATATTTTATTCGTTCAGGGCTTAGAGCATTCTTTTTATGAGTATGAGCAGAATCAAGCATTAAGTGGGTGGGATAGTTCAAAGCGATATTCCTATAGTTGGGAAGGGGTGCCGCGAGTTTTAATGAACCTGAACCAGCAACGGGAACGTCTCCGCGATCATTTTCCAGTTTGTTTTGTCTTTCTGTTGCCTTTATTTGGGAGTAAGTATTTCATTCAACGCGCACCCGACTTTTTTGACTGGCGTTCTGGTTTTTTTGAATTTCCTCGTCACCAACAACAAAAGGCAAAATTTATTGAAATAAAAACTTTATCTCAAACTTCTAAAGATGCAGTTTATTTGGCGTATTTTGTTAGAAGATTATTACTCTCTATTGATGCAAAAAGCACTGAAGAAGCGATTGATATTATCAGTAAAGCAATTGAAATTGCATCGGATAAGCATGAAGACTGTTACATCAGGTGCGCTGTCTTAGGTAATTTAGAACGCGCTGAAGAAGCAATTGCTTTCTTTGACAAAGCACTTGAAATTAAACCGGGCGATCATGAAGCCTGGTACAACCGGGGCGCTGTTTTATCTAATTTAGGACGCTATGAAGAAGCGATTGATTCCTTCGATAAAGTAGTTAAAATTAAACCGGACGATCATAAAGCCTGGTACGGGCTGGGTAGTGCCTTAGATGATTTAGGACGCTATGAAGAAGCGATTACTTTCTTTGACAAAGCACTTGAAATTAAACCGGGCGATCATGAAGCCTGGTACAACCGGGGCGCTGTTTTATCTAATTTAGGACGCTATGAAGAAGCGATTGCTTCCTTCGACAAAGCACTTGAAATTAAACCGGACTCTCATGAGATCTGGAACAACCGGGGCTATGCCTTATCTAATTTAGGACGCACTGAAGAAGCGATTGCCTCCTATGACAAAGCTGTTAACATTAAACCGGACTATCATTATGCTTGGTACAACAAAGCTTGGTGCTACGCCTTACAAGGTAACGCTGACTTAGCCCTCAAAAACCTCCAACAGGCTATTCAACTCAACCCTGACAAATATCGGCAAATGGCAGCAACCGAATCTGACTTTGACAGCATCCGAGAAGATAGCCGATTTCAGATGCTCATTCAAGGAGATCAGGAGAACAATAGGTCAACTCCATGTTAA
- a CDS encoding DUF433 domain-containing protein — MKLDRITSNPNRMNGQPCIRNLRLTVRRVIELLATYPDREELHQEFPELEDEDIRQALIFVSSYLDDRIVELPNCDEAVA, encoded by the coding sequence ATGAAACTGGATCGTATTACGAGTAACCCAAACCGGATGAATGGGCAACCCTGTATTCGTAATCTTCGCCTTACTGTTCGTCGGGTAATTGAGCTACTAGCGACTTATCCGGATCGAGAAGAACTACATCAAGAGTTTCCAGAACTAGAGGATGAAGATATCCGGCAAGCCCTAATTTTTGTATCTTCTTATCTTGATGATCGAATCGTTGAACTACCCAACTGCGATGAAGCTGTTGCTTGA
- the pyk gene encoding pyruvate kinase: MQLRNSLRRTKIVATIGPATSSPEVLRALIEAGATTLRLNFSHGSHDDHQRSIRLIRQLSFELNQPVGILQDLQGPKIRLGRFETGPIVLEKGDPFILTSRQVPGTQHISSVTYEPLADEVPAGAVIMLDDGRVEMRVEKVDRAAHELHCRVVVGGPLSNNKGVNFPGVYLSIKALTDKDRQDLLFGLDQGVDWVALSFVRNPEDVLEIKEIISNAGKQVPVIVKIEKHEAIEQMEAILSLSNGVMVARGDLGVELPAEDVPILQKRLIATSNRLGIPVITATQMLDSMVNSPRPTRAEISDVANAILDGTDAVMLSNETAVGKYPIAAVETMARIAMRIEREQIRSNMGKIEATGRSIPNAISQAVGQIAEQLTASAIMTLTKTGSTARNVSKFRPTTPILAVTPHVDVARQLQLVWGVKPLLVLDLPSTAQTFQAALNVAQEKLLLSDGDLVVMTAGTLQGVSGSTDLVKVEVVTAVLGRGTGIGHGAVSGRARVAHSSGEIGTFNPGEILVVPRTSADFVEAMRKAAAVITEDESMTSHAAVIGLRLGLPVIVGVKNATRVIRDGAILTLDMQRGLVYSGAIGSGAMGANQTEAALTT; encoded by the coding sequence ATGCAATTGCGAAACTCCCTGCGTCGGACTAAAATTGTCGCCACCATTGGCCCTGCCACAAGTAGCCCAGAGGTGCTGCGGGCGTTAATAGAAGCCGGTGCTACAACCCTAAGACTTAATTTTTCCCACGGTAGTCACGACGATCATCAGCGCAGTATTCGCTTAATCCGGCAGCTGTCGTTTGAACTCAACCAGCCGGTGGGCATTTTGCAAGACTTGCAAGGCCCGAAAATTCGTTTGGGGCGCTTTGAAACCGGCCCAATCGTGCTGGAAAAAGGCGATCCCTTCATTTTGACCAGTCGCCAAGTCCCTGGCACCCAGCATATTTCTTCGGTGACTTATGAGCCACTGGCTGATGAAGTGCCGGCTGGCGCGGTGATTATGCTGGATGATGGCAGAGTCGAAATGCGGGTGGAAAAAGTGGATCGCGCTGCCCATGAGCTGCACTGTCGTGTGGTGGTTGGTGGCCCGCTTTCTAACAACAAAGGTGTTAATTTTCCGGGCGTTTACTTATCGATTAAGGCGTTAACGGATAAAGACCGGCAGGATTTGCTGTTCGGTTTGGATCAAGGTGTGGACTGGGTGGCGCTGAGTTTTGTGCGTAACCCGGAAGATGTGCTGGAAATCAAAGAAATTATTTCTAATGCCGGCAAGCAGGTGCCGGTGATTGTCAAGATTGAAAAGCACGAAGCCATCGAACAGATGGAAGCGATTTTGTCCCTGAGTAATGGCGTGATGGTTGCCAGAGGTGACTTGGGGGTGGAACTGCCGGCGGAGGACGTGCCAATTCTACAGAAGCGGTTGATCGCCACCTCTAACCGTTTGGGCATTCCTGTGATCACTGCCACCCAGATGTTAGATAGCATGGTTAACAGCCCTCGACCGACGCGGGCTGAGATTTCCGATGTGGCGAATGCAATTCTTGATGGCACGGATGCCGTGATGCTCTCCAATGAAACAGCGGTGGGCAAATATCCAATTGCTGCTGTGGAGACGATGGCCCGAATTGCCATGCGGATTGAGCGAGAGCAAATCAGATCCAATATGGGCAAGATAGAAGCAACCGGCCGGTCGATTCCCAATGCCATCAGTCAGGCGGTGGGCCAAATTGCTGAGCAGTTGACGGCCTCGGCAATTATGACCCTCACCAAAACCGGCTCAACTGCCCGTAATGTCTCCAAGTTCCGTCCCACAACGCCGATTTTAGCGGTGACGCCTCATGTGGATGTGGCGCGGCAGTTGCAGTTGGTGTGGGGTGTGAAGCCGTTGTTGGTTCTCGATTTGCCGTCAACGGCTCAGACGTTCCAAGCGGCGCTGAATGTGGCTCAGGAGAAGCTATTGCTCTCTGATGGGGATTTGGTGGTGATGACCGCCGGCACGTTGCAAGGGGTTTCTGGCTCAACGGATTTGGTTAAAGTTGAGGTGGTGACTGCCGTGCTAGGACGGGGCACCGGCATCGGGCATGGGGCTGTCAGCGGTCGGGCGCGGGTGGCTCACAGTTCTGGGGAAATTGGGACGTTTAACCCGGGGGAAATTTTGGTTGTCCCCCGCACCAGTGCTGATTTTGTCGAGGCGATGCGTAAGGCGGCAGCAGTGATTACTGAAGATGAGAGCATGACTTCTCACGCGGCGGTTATCGGTTTGCGGCTGGGCTTGCCGGTGATTGTGGGCGTGAAGAATGCCACGCGAGTGATTCGGGATGGGGCCATTCTGACGCTGGATATGCAGCGAGGCTTGGTCTATTCCGGGGCAATCGGTTCTGGCGCAATGGGCGCGAACCAAACAGAGGCTGCCTTGACGACTTAA
- a CDS encoding clostripain-related cysteine peptidase produces MAFDINLASTDCKAQVLIFYIMKRRSFCRYIAMGSACFAGVAGRDLTFAMSANSSQTKSHHKWVVLYWMPYDNNLSSFGEPIVEMLSHGTQNSEVVVVVQSDYWGAPKMRRRLLVKGAINEIDIEGEDSSDASAFSAYLAWANQTFEAEHWAVIIVGHGGRINEVSPDDHRATTQTQTWMRVDEFANAVSSFNQSTNGRVELLFFQNCNKATLEVVYEARNCARYTLASQLNLGAPNYYYEGFFYCLKKLSIDGREVAIAIMDSERADMYHTLTLVDNQVVKYLPEKLSRVVQQILDKPIPDVKLSELSTYPYFDEQHCDALVLLDYLSRSNNQAQKELTEFSEFLRSSVITHYKTGGKLYRRLSKNSKIKEFCGLSLYLPETEQTISRYSSLALSQRVDLVSLYRRMLSS; encoded by the coding sequence TTGGCATTCGATATTAATTTAGCTTCAACAGACTGCAAAGCCCAAGTTCTTATTTTTTACATTATGAAACGAAGAAGTTTCTGCCGATATATTGCAATGGGTTCAGCTTGTTTTGCTGGGGTTGCCGGCAGGGATTTAACCTTTGCTATGAGTGCCAACTCTTCCCAAACTAAGTCACACCATAAATGGGTAGTTTTGTATTGGATGCCATACGATAACAACCTTTCAAGTTTTGGTGAGCCAATCGTTGAAATGCTAAGTCATGGCACACAAAATTCTGAAGTTGTGGTAGTTGTTCAGTCAGACTACTGGGGCGCTCCAAAAATGCGCCGGCGCTTACTTGTAAAGGGAGCTATAAATGAGATTGATATAGAAGGGGAAGATAGTAGCGACGCATCTGCTTTTTCAGCGTACCTTGCTTGGGCAAATCAAACGTTTGAAGCAGAGCATTGGGCTGTTATTATTGTTGGTCATGGGGGAAGGATTAACGAAGTTAGTCCTGATGACCACAGAGCAACGACTCAAACCCAAACTTGGATGAGAGTTGACGAGTTTGCTAATGCAGTGAGCAGCTTTAACCAATCGACTAATGGACGGGTTGAGCTGCTTTTCTTTCAAAACTGTAACAAAGCTACACTCGAAGTTGTGTACGAAGCTAGGAATTGCGCTCGCTATACCCTTGCCTCTCAGCTTAATCTTGGCGCACCAAATTACTATTATGAAGGTTTTTTTTATTGCCTAAAAAAATTATCGATTGATGGACGTGAAGTAGCCATAGCGATTATGGATTCTGAGCGAGCTGATATGTACCACACGCTGACTCTGGTAGATAATCAAGTTGTTAAGTATCTCCCAGAAAAACTCTCACGGGTGGTTCAGCAGATTTTGGATAAGCCGATACCAGATGTTAAGCTATCAGAACTCTCAACTTATCCCTATTTTGATGAACAGCATTGTGATGCACTTGTTTTACTTGACTATCTCTCAAGAAGCAACAATCAAGCTCAAAAAGAGTTGACTGAGTTTTCTGAATTTCTGCGTTCATCAGTTATTACGCATTACAAGACAGGAGGAAAACTTTACCGTCGCCTTTCAAAAAATTCTAAAATTAAAGAATTCTGTGGTTTGAGTTTGTATCTTCCAGAAACTGAACAAACGATTTCGCGCTATAGCTCACTTGCTTTGTCTCAAAGAGTTGATTTAGTAAGCTTGTATAGACGAATGTTATCCAGTTGA